AAGTGGTACTTCAAAATGCTTAGCCAACTCTTCAATTGTGTCGAACTTCCAACCTACGTTGTACTTAATTACTTTTTTAGTGTTCGGATGCTTCTTAGAATCCTTGTAGCTAGTGATCAAGATAGGAGGTAGCGCTTCACCTTTCTCATCACGACAAGCCAGCTCTGCGTCAGCACGAGTCTTTCGGTCGGCTATTTCGTTCATGAAGCGCTTACCCGTTAAACGGTTCACGGCCATTGAATGAGGGAAATTGTAGATAGAGTAGTTAGACACATAACCAAACCCACCTTCATCAGGTGATGCCCATGGGCCAGACTGGATGTGAGCTAAATGTACAGGAATTGCCCCTAAGCGGAACATCTCATACATACCTTCGCCCGTTGCACCTGGTGCATTAGTACAGCCCACTTCAGAAGTTAGGGTAGGATCCTGTGCCATGCGTAAATCAACATTCTGTGCAAAGCCACCCGTAGCCATAATCACGCCACGTTTTGCACGAATATTAGTAACTTCACCAGGTTGTTCTTCGCCAAAGTGGTAATTTTCACGCATTTTAACGCCAACAACCTCGCCCTTCTCACTCACTAAGAAGCCTTCAAACTTCGTACGATTATGAGTATGAACGCCGAGTTTTCGACACTCTTTAAGTAAGGGCTGAGTAATACCAGCACCACAACTTACAGTTGTTTGGTAAGTACGAGCAACAGAATGACCACCTAATTGTTGTAGATATGGATGGAATTCAGAGCCAGCGTCCATTGTCATTTGCAGTGCTTCAACGGCATGCTCTGCGACGTGACGTAATAAAGCTTCATCAGCAATACCACGACCCGCTTTCATCTGATCATTTACCATTCTATCTACAGAGTCTTGTACGCCTTCTTGCTTTTGCATCGGCGTCACAGGCGCTGCAAACAAGCCACCGTTGATGGCTGAGTTTCCACCAAAGTAAGACATCTTCTCGAAGATATGCACATCTTTTGCGCCTTTACGCGTGGCTTCAATTGCCGCCGCTAAGCCTGCAAAACCTGAACCTATAATCAGGACTTCTACTTCTTTGTCCCATTTAACACCGTCCGCTTTTTCAGAAATGGCCATTGCTGGCGCAGCCATTGCAACACCCGCAGCAGCTCCCATTCCTTTAATGAAATTGCGGCGTCCTAGCAGATCTTTATTACTCATCTGTCATCACCCTATTTGATTTATTAGACGCAGTAATAATATGACTGGAACCAGTTCCAAAACGGGAGTTAAGCGGATGTTTATTTAAAACAATATGACAACATGCAGGAATTCAAGCATAGATCCAATGTTTAAGATTTTTACTACTTCTGGAGTATTTTGGAATGAGTTCCAAATAATGCGCAGCCACTAATTATCAACGAATAAAGCCAATGTAGTTCTGGCTTTAGACGCATTTACTTGCATTATACTGTCGATCATAAATCACAACTATATGGAAGCCTCGATGACTATTTGGAGAAACTAGCTGAAGTTACTTTATTGTAAAAAGTATCTACTTCTGCACACTATTAATTAAAATAGTGTCGGAAGGAGATAGAACATTATCGAGCAAGGAGCTTCTATGGCATGATTGCGTTCATACTTTTGAAGAAACAGCTCAAGGCAGGCAAAGAATATAATGGAATTAGAAGAGATCTACCGCCAAGACCTAAGCCTGTTAATCGCCCTGCAAATCTTGGTTGAAGAGCGCAGTGTTACACAAGCAGCTAAGCGATTACACTTAAGCCAATCAGCTACAAGCCGTATTCTTGCACGCCTTAGAGATATGCTCGATGACCCGCTATTCTCCCGCGTTGGCCAACATCTTGTTCCAACCCAGTTTGCACTTGATTGCTATCAGCAGCTGCAACAACCCACAGGGCAGCTCATTAGCTTATTAACCCCAAAGGCATTTATTCCACTTGAGTGTGAGCAACAGTTTTCTATTGCTGTAACTGATTATGCCATGCAAGCTTTAGTGCCCTTTATTCTGCCAAACATTTATCAGCAAGCTCCCAATATTAAAATTGAAATATTACCGGTGCAACATAGGGAATTGCAGGCACAACTGAGTGTGAAGGGAGCAGATATGGCGATTTGTCGTGCGATAAGTCAATGCGGACAACTGCAACATACCTTATTGGGTAAAGTCGGTGTCAGCTGTTTATTGTCACCAAACCATCCACTGGCAGATAGCGATATCACTCTCGATGATTACCTGCATTATCCCCACGCAACCATTGCAATAAGTGATGGTGTTAAAGCCTTGCTCGACGATGCCATAAGCCAGTACCCAGCACGTACAGAATTGCTGAGGACACCTCATCTCGATACCGCCTTAGCTTTACAATCAATTAACCCACTAATCATTACGCTACCTGAAGGCATGGCAGAACTAGCAGCCCAACGGCACAGGCTCAAGGTCAAACCACTTCCTTTTAAGCTCCCTAGTTTGGATTACAACTTATTCTGGCATTCTCGTAGTGAACAGGATAAAGCGCAGCAATGGCTGCGTAACGAGATTACCTCTGCAACTCAAAGCTTGTTAAGCCAGTCTCCACAGAACTGCTAAACAATATAGCTATCTAAAATTGAGATAAAAAAGCCCAGCTATTAACTGGGCTTTTTTATATAGCGAAAGAATTAAAGCTTAACCAATACTCGACCTGTGACTTGCCCTTTAATTATGCGTTGCGCAAATTCAGGCACCTGAGCAAGTGCGATAGTCTCGCAAGCATCTTGATAATAGCTTGCAGGAAGCAACTTAAGCACATCTTCCCAAGCTGTTTGGCGTTTCTCAAACGGACAAGATACAGAATCAACACCTAGCAGGTTTACCCCTCGAAGGATAAATGGCATCACGGTAGTTGGCAGTGCAAAGCCGCCAGCAAGACCGCAAATGGCAGCAGCACCGCCATATTGCATTTGTGCTAATGCTGTAGCGAGTACCTTGTTACCGACAGTATCAACAACACCAGCCCAACGCTGCTTTTCTAACGGTCTAGAATCAATTTCAAGCTCGCTACGCTCTATCACTTCGCTCGCACCTAGCTTTGTCAGTAGAGTGCCATTTTGCTCAACACGACCAGAGCTTGCCACGACGCGATAACCTAACTGCGCTAGCAAGGTCACCGCAACACTGCCGACACCACCACTGGCACCAGTAACGAGTACATCACCATCATTGGGTTTTATGCCTGCTTGCTGTAGTGCTTGTACACACAACATCGCCGTTAAACCTGCAGTGCCAATTTGCATCGCTTTGGCAGCATCGCAATTGGCAGGCATAGGGACTAGCCAATCAGCTTTAACACGTGCTTTCTCAGCTAAGCCACCCCAATGATTTTCACCAACCCCCCAACCCGTTAAAATAACTTTGTCACCCGCTTTATAGCGCTCATCACTCGATTCAAGCACTGTACCTGCAAAGTCGATCCCCGGCACCATAGGGAAGTTACGAATAATCCGACCGACACCAGTGACAGCTAAGCCATCTTTGTAGTTCAGTGATGAACATGCTACATCGACTAACACCTCACCTTCTGGCAAGTCAGCCTCTGAAATTTGACAAACATTAGCTTGGGTAAGCTTTTCCTCTTGGGTCAAAACAAGTGCGTTAAACATGACAAATTCCTATTTAAACTGATGGGAGAAGCATAGGCCATAAACCTTTATGACTAAAGTGCATATTTTGCATGGAGACAATGCACAGAATGCATGTAGTACGAAAATTTAAACTACCGAGCAGTAATATAGCGAATTAACCTAGCAGCGGACTACTCGACTTTATTCCTATACCTCAACGGTTACTTTGAGACTACACTGAGTTGTCGCAAAAAAAACGTACAAGGAATATAAGTATGATTTATAGCAAACCAGGAACACCTGACGCCATCATTAATTTCAAATCGCAATATCAAAATTTTATTGGTGGTGAATGGATTAGCCCCGTTAATGGTCTCTATTTTGATAACCCTTCACCCGTCGACGGTAAAGTGTTCTGTCAAATCCCTCGCTCCGATGCTAGCGATATTGAACTTGCACTCGACGCCGCCCACAACGCTAAAGATAACTGGGGCAAGACCTCAGTCACCGAGCGCGCTAATATCCTATTGCGGATTGCCGACCGTATAGAACAGAACCTAGAACAGCTTGCCGTAGCCGAGACTTGGGATAACGGTAAAGCCGTACGCGAAACGATAGCTGCTGATCTACCTTTGGTGGTCGACCACTTCCGATATTTTGCGGGTTGTATTCGTGCCCAAGAAGGCAGTGCCGCCGATATTGATGCCAATACTGTTAGTTATCATTTTCCGGAGCCGTTAGGTGTTGTAGGGCAAATTATTCCTTGGAACTTCCCTATCTTGATGGCGGCATGGAAAGTTGCTCCAGCATTAGCCGCGGGCAACTGTGTGGTGTTAAAGCCCGCAGAGCAGACCCCAGCCTCGATTCTTGTGATGCTTGAGCTAATTGAAGATCTGCTCCCTAAAGGTGTACTTAATGTGGTGAATGGTTTCGGCAAGGAAGCGGGACAAGCCCTCGCTACCAGTACTCGAATCGCTAAACTGGCATTTACCGGCTCAACCGAGGTGGGTCATCACATTTTGAAATGTGCTGCGGAGTCGTTGATCCCATCAACAGTTGAGCTTGGTGGCAAGTCACCCAATGTCTATTTTGCTGACGTTATGGATCATGAAGATGAGTATCTCGATAAAGCCGTAGAAGGCATGCTTCTAGCCTTCTTTAACCAAGGTGAAGTCTGTACTTGTCCATCACGCGCATTGGTCCAAGAGTCTATTTACGACAAGTTTATCGCTAAGGTGATCGAACGCTGCAAAACCATTAAACAAAGTAATCCACTCGACACTGATACTCAAGT
The Shewanella sp. KX20019 DNA segment above includes these coding regions:
- a CDS encoding flavocytochrome c; amino-acid sequence: MSNKDLLGRRNFIKGMGAAAGVAMAAPAMAISEKADGVKWDKEVEVLIIGSGFAGLAAAIEATRKGAKDVHIFEKMSYFGGNSAINGGLFAAPVTPMQKQEGVQDSVDRMVNDQMKAGRGIADEALLRHVAEHAVEALQMTMDAGSEFHPYLQQLGGHSVARTYQTTVSCGAGITQPLLKECRKLGVHTHNRTKFEGFLVSEKGEVVGVKMRENYHFGEEQPGEVTNIRAKRGVIMATGGFAQNVDLRMAQDPTLTSEVGCTNAPGATGEGMYEMFRLGAIPVHLAHIQSGPWASPDEGGFGYVSNYSIYNFPHSMAVNRLTGKRFMNEIADRKTRADAELACRDEKGEALPPILITSYKDSKKHPNTKKVIKYNVGWKFDTIEELAKHFEVPLKPLKAQITEYNEYVKSGDDKQFGKNMTKAKDKFIEAPFTVVRLWPKVHYCQGGVQINTKAEVKDSFTGQSIKGLYAAGEVCGGVHGVSRLGSCSIPECMVMGMTAARSVMKA
- the acuI gene encoding acrylyl-CoA reductase (NADPH) yields the protein MFNALVLTQEEKLTQANVCQISEADLPEGEVLVDVACSSLNYKDGLAVTGVGRIIRNFPMVPGIDFAGTVLESSDERYKAGDKVILTGWGVGENHWGGLAEKARVKADWLVPMPANCDAAKAMQIGTAGLTAMLCVQALQQAGIKPNDGDVLVTGASGGVGSVAVTLLAQLGYRVVASSGRVEQNGTLLTKLGASEVIERSELEIDSRPLEKQRWAGVVDTVGNKVLATALAQMQYGGAAAICGLAGGFALPTTVMPFILRGVNLLGVDSVSCPFEKRQTAWEDVLKLLPASYYQDACETIALAQVPEFAQRIIKGQVTGRVLVKL
- the exaC gene encoding acetaldehyde dehydrogenase ExaC — translated: MIYSKPGTPDAIINFKSQYQNFIGGEWISPVNGLYFDNPSPVDGKVFCQIPRSDASDIELALDAAHNAKDNWGKTSVTERANILLRIADRIEQNLEQLAVAETWDNGKAVRETIAADLPLVVDHFRYFAGCIRAQEGSAADIDANTVSYHFPEPLGVVGQIIPWNFPILMAAWKVAPALAAGNCVVLKPAEQTPASILVMLELIEDLLPKGVLNVVNGFGKEAGQALATSTRIAKLAFTGSTEVGHHILKCAAESLIPSTVELGGKSPNVYFADVMDHEDEYLDKAVEGMLLAFFNQGEVCTCPSRALVQESIYDKFIAKVIERCKTIKQSNPLDTDTQVGAQASQEQFDKILSYLQIGKDEGAQVLVGGDLCQLEGDHSQGFYINPTILKGTNDMRIFQEEIFGPVISVTTFKDEAEALAIANDTQFGLGAGVWTRDMNTAQRMGRGIQAGRVWINCYHAYPAHAAFGGYKRSGIGRETHKMMLDHYQNTKNLLISYDINPLGFF
- a CDS encoding LysR family transcriptional regulator; translated protein: MELEEIYRQDLSLLIALQILVEERSVTQAAKRLHLSQSATSRILARLRDMLDDPLFSRVGQHLVPTQFALDCYQQLQQPTGQLISLLTPKAFIPLECEQQFSIAVTDYAMQALVPFILPNIYQQAPNIKIEILPVQHRELQAQLSVKGADMAICRAISQCGQLQHTLLGKVGVSCLLSPNHPLADSDITLDDYLHYPHATIAISDGVKALLDDAISQYPARTELLRTPHLDTALALQSINPLIITLPEGMAELAAQRHRLKVKPLPFKLPSLDYNLFWHSRSEQDKAQQWLRNEITSATQSLLSQSPQNC